The segment actatcccagcttttcaatgggcgcaaggcacacagtaacaccctggacggggcgccactcacacacacacacacacacacattcacctacagggcaattcagtgtctcctattatcctgactgcatgtttttcgactgtgggagtaaacccacacagacacgggggagaacatgcaaactccacacagaaaggtcttggaccgccccgcctggggatggaacccaggaccttcttgctgtggggcgacagtgctacccaccaagccaccgtgaaGAATATGGTACAGaaagaatataaataaaatatacatggCAGAACGTGCAATTTGTGCATCAGACTATGGCATGaactaaaattatataaatatatatatgtttatatgtatatatgtctaAAACTAAAATATCAGGTAATGGCATCAATATATACAATAGAAGcaataatctttattattaatatagattcttctttaataatttaataatttataataatttagttaataatatataataaagaagaaTATGTACGTTATGTATATAagtctgtgtgtgcgtgcataaGTTTGAGTCTGATTTAATGTCGTGAATATCACAAATGTGAAAACATGGAGTTATAAAAAGAATTGTCAGGTTCAGTTCTTGATTATCTAGTTCTGCTGATGATCTCCGTTGTGTACCAGGGGATCATAAGAAGGGACAGAGACGTCTTATTAATCATACATGCAGATATATAGTGTACAGAAGAAGGGTCACGTGGACCGGAACTCTGTGTGTTACTATAGAGAAGAGTTACAGTCTACGTGATCTTAatgatatttatttaacaaCCCCTGAGATTGGGACAGAACAGAAAAACGGGAGAATACAGACAGAATTTCTCCCTGACGGAGACGACTGTGTAGGACGTGTGTCTTGTGGACTTCAGTGTGGACGAGTTGAGGAGTTTGTGTTccaataattagaaatgaacaGTTtaagggcggctcggtgggtagcactgtcgcctcacagcaagaaggtcctgggttcaatccccagacggggcggtccgggtcctttctgtgtggagtttgcattttctccccgtgtctgtgtggagtttcctcccacagtacaaaacatgcattcaataggagacactgaattaccctataggtaaatgtgtgtgtgtgtgtgtgtgtgtgtgtgtgtgtgtgtgtgtgccctgcgatggactggcgccccgtccagggtgttactgtgtgccttgcgcccatttaaaagctgggataggctccacccgactggataagcagttaagaaagagagtgagtgagtgagagagtgagtgagagagtgagtgagagagtgagtgagtaatttaaCTAAATAAATTTACAATTTCAGTTTCATGTAGCTGTGGGATCAGTTTTGGTTTGACATTCTCTAAAGTCTCGTATCGTTCTTCATGTCGTGTTAGATCTGGTGTGTTTGATAAACGTTACCATCATAATCTGTGTGAATCAGCCGGGTGTTCCGGGCATGGCGGGTGATCAGGTTAAAATACTGAAATATTTCTCCATCATGGATTGaacgttgtgtgtgtgtgtgtgtttttgtttgtttttagccGTGACTGCAGGCACCTCGCCCCGGATGCCGGGCCCTCACGGCACTAAGTGTGGCTCTGTGTATCCCAGCCAGTACGCCTGCAGCACTCTGCCCCTGTACCCCTCCAGTCCCCGCAGCGCCACCatcaggaggaaacccaggaGAACCGAACACAAGAGCTCATGTAGGAGGAATCGAGCTTCAAATGTGATTTGTAATGATGTGCTGGTGTTGTGGACTGGGTCTCTAACTGTTTTAGGGCATTTTGGGgatcatttatataaatatttcattttttttctcctcATTGGTGTCATCAGATTTTTGCTTggtgtataatataattaataataatagtaataatgtttataataataaaaataatctctCGTCTCTGTGTTGTGTCCTCAGTGTCTCTCTCCTCCACCACGCTGGGTGTTGGAGGTCAGGTGGTTCATGTAGAGGTGAACGAGGTGGTGCTGAGGGGCGACCCGCTCATGGGCTTCGGTCTGCAGCTTCAGGGGGGAGTTTTTGCCACCGAGCCGCTTTCTGCACCCGCCAGCATTCGCTTTATAGAGCCGGACACGCCCGCCGAGAGGTGACGTATACAGTCTAAGGTTTAAATACAGGTGTAggtgaatatttatttaccccCCTCGGTTCTGTGCTGTGGAAGATGTGGGCTGTTGCAGGTCGGTGACCGGGTTCTGTCAATAAATGGAGTTCCTACTGAGGACGGGACGCTGGAGGAGGCCAATCAGCTTCTCCGAGATGCAGCTCTGTCCAATCAGGTCTCGCTGGAGGTGGAGTTTGATGTCGCAGGTTTGTGATGATCGTTAAAATCTTTTTTAGAGGCTCCGCCCTCTTTACTGTGACAAGTACAGAGGCTCCGCCCTCTTTACgttgacaggtacagaggctaCGCCCTCTCTAACAGGACCATCTCCGTGTACGTTTCAGAGTCGGtcgtccccagcagtggaacgTTTCAGGTGAAGCTTCCGAAGAGGCGGGGGGTGGAGGTGGGCATCACCATCAGCTGTAAGTAACTCGACCATGAGGTGGCGCTGTGACCATGATACACAGGAGTTCAGGTACAGCGATGGAAtttactttaatgtttttataacaTTACAGCGAGCAAGAGACCCGGCAGACCCCTCATCATCTCTGAGATCAAGAGAGGGAGCATCGCTCACAGGTACAtcagagtaataataataataaatatagtaataataataaataccataataaaaataaatataataataataataataataatatcataacaataaatataatagtaataataaatataataataatactaatgattataataatataataatagtaataataaatataataataataataatgattataataaatataataataataataaatatgataataataataataaaaaatagttataataataaatataataataatataaataataataaatacaataataatgagaataatagtaatacatataataataataatgacaatgaaaataataaataaaataataaatataataataatactgaaaataataatcatttattattctccactgaccccttcttattcacttgtacttttcccacccagcagacattcATGTCTgagtgtaggtgcccagccatccgataacagagctgagattctcaTTAGAAGCACAGAAATGAATGTTTAGTTAGTATTTTATGGATGGGGGATCTACATGTGTCGTTTAAGGGTAAGACCTGGTCAGTCCTGAACTACAGACAGGATGAAAACACTGGAGCGTTGTGATAAACCCACAGACACCGACTGTAAATTCTGTGTGGGTATCAggattaaaaagtaaataaatgtagttcCTCACGCTGGTACGTGTTCCTGTGCAGGACGGGTACACTGGAACCAGGTGACCGTTTGCTGGCCATCGATAACGTGAAACTGGAACACTGTGGGATAGAGGAGGCCATGGCGGTCCTGCAGCAGGCCGAGGAGATGGTCCGACTGCGCGTTCAGAAAGACGAGGACaacctaggtgtgtgtgtgtgtctataagtACACACTATGTCCAAactggactgtgggagtttgtgcccattcagtcaatagaggtcagtgtgtgtgtgtgtgtgtgtgtgtgtgtgtgtgtgtgtgtgtgtgtgtgtgtgtgtgtgtgtgtgtgtgtgtgtgtagatgagcTGGAATCCTCTGGGTCGGTGATATTTACAGTAGAACTGAGGAGACACGGAGGTCCTTTAGGAATCACGATCTCTGGTACTGAGGAACCTTTCAACCCCGTCCTCATCTCCAACCTCACACCTCACGGCCTggcacacaggtacacacacacacacacacacacacaggtacacaaactcacacacgggtacactcacacacactcacacacaggtacacacacacacaggtacacaaactcacacacaggtacactcacacacactcacacgcaggtacacacacacactcacgtacaggtacaggtacacacacacactcacacacaggtacacacacacaggtacacacacactcacacacaggtacacacacacacacacacacacaccggtacacacacacacacacacacacaggtacacacacacactcacacacaggtacacacacacacacacaggtacacacacacactcaccatctTGGAtgatccaagatggcggcgcgttaacacgcagcggccgctctggggtcgaaaaacggtgtttttttgttgttttcagaaaaagtttgtaagtttgtttaggacagttttgtttataaacgtatggaaaccacttttgactcaGTTTACAACCGCCAAACACTGCTACAACTGAGGAAACAGTCAGAAACTAACCTGCGGGATGATCTGCGGCGAACTCTGCATGgactctgcctacttcgcgaaccaggcctacagtcctcggtgttacctgaagcaggtgaccgggggagggggcgccgcaagcggtgctcgaggaagcagaagcgtggaaagcgagccggggtccgtgctaggctaaaagctaacccaagccggccggctctaccatcgttattcctcgcaaatgcatgctctctggagaataaactggactgtatcagacttcagcgaacgacccaatgtgagtacagagactgttgtgttttaattttcactgaaacatggcttagcgacaacattccagacagtgccattcagctagacgggctagcatcgtatcgcgccgatagaaatgcagctcagtccggtaaaacacgaggaggaggcgtttgtgtttacattaacaccgaatggtgcaaggactctgtgcttgttgtggcgtactgttctccgatggtggaatttgctattgttagatgcagacctttttatttaccacgggaattcaccagcgtgcttattgtcgcggtgtatcttccgcccagcgcgaacgcgaaggaagcattgagcgaactttacagagccatcagcgaactacagaccattcatccagacggactgtttattatcgctggggattttaatcatgcaaatctcaagtctgttctccctaaattccatcagcatgtggactttgctacgagaggagcgaacacgctggataatgtttacactaacattgccggtgcgtaccgggcggagccccgcccccacctcggatactcagaccacatctctgtaatgctaattccagcatacagagcactcgtcaggcgctccagacctgtacagaaacaggtgaaaacctggccagaaggatccatctctgctcttcaggactgttttgagtgcactgactgggacatgtttagggaggctgcaacatacggcgattacactgatctagaggagtacacgacttcagtgacctgctacatcagcaaatgcattgaggacgtcactaccactagaaccatcacttccagacccaaccagaagccgtggatgactccagaggtgcgtgcactgctgagggcccgagactccgcttttaaagcaggtgaccagccggctctgagaacagcgagagccagactgtcccgggcgatccgagaagcaaagcgcgcacacggccagaacatccacagccacttccagaacagcggtgacacacggcgcttgtggcagggcatccaggccatcaccaactacaggacgactccactcgtctgtgacagtgatgcctcccttccagatgcgctgaatgacttctacgctcggttcgaggcgcagaacaacatgttggcgaggaagatgatcccaccttgtgacgaccaggtgcttcgtctcaccacagcggacgtgaggagaactctgcacagagtcaacccacggaaagcttctggaccagacaacattcctggccgagtgctcaagggatgtgcagaccagctggcagatgtattcactgacatcttcaacatctccctgagcagcgccatcgttccaacgtgcctcaagacgaccaccatcgtaccaaagaagtcatctgtgtcatgcttcaacgactatcgtcccgtagcactcacgcctatcatcacgaagtgcttcgagaaactagtcatgaggcatattaagacactactgcctcccaccatggacccactgcagtttgcgtaccgtcctaaccgctcaacggacgacgccatatccaccacacttcacctggcttctacacacctggacagaaagaacacttacgtcaggatgctgttcatagactttagctcagcattcaacaccatcattcctcagcatctaattggaaagctgagcacgctgggcctgaacacctctctctgcaactggatcctggatttcttgactgagagacctcagtccgtccggatcggtaagaacacctccagcaccaccacactgagcaccggcgctccccaaggctgtgtgctcagtccactgctgtttactctgcttacgcacgactgtacagcaatgcacagctcgaattccatcgttaagtttgcagacgacacaactgtggtgggactcatcagcaacaacgatgagtcagcgtacagagaggaggtacaacatctaacgaactggtgccaagtcaacaacctgtctctgaatgtggataaaaccaaagagatggtcattgactttagaaagacactaagggaccactccccactgcacatcgacggctcatctgttgagatcgtcaagagcaccaaatttctcggtgttcatctggaggagaatctcacctggacccttaacaccagttccatcaccaagaaagcccagcagcgtctctactttttgagaagactgaggaaagctcatctgccaccccccattctcaccacgttctacagaggaacaatcgagagcatcctgagcggctgcatcactgtctggttcggaaattgtactgcgtcggaccgcaagactctccagcgagtagtgaggacagctgaaaagatcatcggggtcgctcttccatctctcacggacatttttaacacccgctgcatccgcaaagctctcagcattgtggacgatccaacccatccatcacatggactttttactctgctcccgtctgggagacgataccgcagcatccggactaacacaaccagactgtgtaacagttttatccctcaagcaatcagacttctaaactcaggactgtaaatcaactgtaactgtaaatcaaatttcctccggaaattttctgctgccacacactgatctgttttgactgttacttgcatttttgcacacctcctggaaatgcacaataatttctgcaccttacttgtattttgcaccttatttactttttaggcaccttatctgcattgccaattttacgctgctaatgtacaacatgtcactacctcaggaaccattgtaccatctattcaccatcatgtactaacacttgtctttagtcctgtcttctaattacttgtttagattagggataattaggaatatcttttgtagttatttattataggattttttgtatttattgttgtatttacagtgttttgtattgtcttgcactttttgtaccgtgttacaccgtgatcctagaggaacgctgtttcgtttcaatatgtacttgtatgtagctgaaatgacaataaaacctctctgactgaCTCtgacacacaggtacacacacacacagatacacacacacacacacacagatacacacacaggtacacacacacacacacaggtacacacacacaggtacacacacacacacatgtacacacacacacacacaggtacacacacacacacaggtacacacacacacacacacacaggtacacacacacacaaacacacacacaggcacacacacacacacacacaggtacacacacaggtacacacacacacacacacaggtacacacaggtacacacacacacaggtacacacacacacacactcaggtacacacacacacaggtacacacacacacacacaggtacacacacacacaggtacacacacacacacaggtacacacacacacaggtacacacacacacacacacacaggtacacacacacacacaggtacacacacacacacacaggtacacacacacacacaggtacacacacacacacactcaggtacacacacaggtacacacacaggtacacacacacaagccccgccaccaccaagttgccactgttgggtccctgagcaaggcccttaaccctcaattgctcatcatgttccactcattgtgtaagtcgctttggataaaagcgtctgctaaatgctgaaaatgtaaatgtaaatgtacacacacacacacacacacacacacacaggtacacacacacacaggtacacacacaggtacacacacacacacacaggtacacacacacacacaggtacacacacacacacacacacaggtacacacacacacacacacacacacaggtacacacacacacaggtacacacacacacaggtacacacacaggtacacacacacacacacaggtacacacacacacacacacacacacaggtacacacacacacacacacaggtacacacacaggtacacacacacacacacaggtacacacacacacacacacaggtacacacacaggtacacacacaggtacacacacacacacactcaggtacacacacacacaggtacacacacacacactcaggtacacacacaggtacacacacacagttgtgtAGTTGTACTAATATAAACTAGAGCAGTGGTGGctcactggttaaggtactgaacaagtaatcataaggttgctggttcaagcccaccaccaagttgccattgttgggctcctgagcgaggcccttaagcctcagttgctcaaattgtgttccatgataattgtaagttgcttcgaataaaagtgtctgttaaatgcaaACTTAACTTCTCTAAATCTCTCTGTGTCACATATATaatcacgtgtgtgtgtgtgtgtgtgtgtgtgtgtgtgtgtctgtgtctgtgtgtgtctgtgtgtgtctgtgtgtgtgtgtgtgtgtgtgtgtgtgtgtgtgtgtgtgtgtgtaggaccgGTGCTCTACATGTAGGTGATCGTGTGTTGGCCATTAACACTGTGAGTCTGAAGGGGAAACCGCTGAGTGAAGCCATTCAGCTCCTCCAGACGTCTGGTGATGTAGTTACACTCAAGATCCAGAAACGACCGGAACGtaagtctcacacacacacacacacacacacacacacacaccacactcagatacacacacacacacacacacacacaccacactcagatacacacacacacacacacatacacacacacacacatcacaaacacacatacacacacacacacacacatcacaaacacacacacatacacacacacacacacacacatacacacacacactttcacacacatacatatatacaccgatcagccataacattaaaaccacctctttgtttctacactcgctgtccattttatcagctccacttaccatatagaagcactttgtagttctacaattactgactgtagtccatctgtttctctacatgctttgttacccccttttaccctgttcttcaatggtcaggaccaccacaggacccccacagagcaggtattatttaggtggtggatgattctcagcactgcagtgacactgacgtggtgctggtgtgttagtgtgtgttgtgctggtatgagtggatcagacacagcagcgctgctggagttttcaagcacctcactgtcactgctggactgagaatcatccaccaaccaaaaatatccagccaacagcaccctgtgggcagcgtcctgtgaccaagcGTGGAccgaccaggtaggagtgtctaatagagtggacagtgagtggacacggtatttaaaaactccagcagcgctgctgtgtctgatccactcataccagcacaacacacactaacacaccaccaccatgtcagtgtcactgcagtgctgagaatcatccaccacctaaataatacctgctctgtgggggtcctgaccattgaagaacaaggtgaaagggggtaacaaagcatgtagagaaacagatggactacagtcagtaattgtagagctacaaagtgcttctatatggtaagtggagctgataacatggacagtgagtgtagaaacaaggaggtggtcataatgttatggctgatcgatgtacacTCGCACTgcgttttctctctctctcagcggTTTTGGACTCTGACTCCGGGAGCCTCCTGATGACGGGATCTTTCCTGAGCGACGAGGACGACCACGCCCACTCCCTCGGACGCTACAAACACCCCGACTTCCACCGCTTGGCCACGCCGGCCAGTCTGGACTCGGCCATGGACTCGTGGGATAGCTCCGCCCTGGACGCCGGGTACGGGAGCCAAGGTGAGTGTAAATAAAGATCAGAGAcgtctttattatttactgagaATAAAACCGTCGTTCTCTTTATCTGTCTGAGCAGGGACGTACATCAACCAGACGTCTGACACGGCCGTGTACACGAAGAGTCCGGGGGTGTCCAGGGACTGCGACCGTCGTACTGCTGCAGGGTATGATGGGAAACTGGGAGAGAGAGATTGGAAATACAGTGGGTACAGGTAGCACGGAGAGTCCGTTATCCCCgctctctgtgcagcaccatcgatccgCCAGCAGAGGGGGTAGTTGCTGCCGTTATGAGGAGGGTATAACTGCGGTGGAGGGGATTTTCTCATAACGGCAGCAATTACCCCCTCTGCTGGcggatcgatggcgctgcacagagaccctcggACTTGTACTGTAGTAAATCGTCCCGGTGAACGCGCCCGACTGGACTGGCATTACCCAGGTTGCTTTGCGTTGCTGCAGATCCGTCAGCCCGGTGCTCTGGCGCGGCGATGCTGATGCTCAGGAGAACTACTGGTCACGAGCCCTGCAGGACCTGGAGACGTGCGGCCAGTCGGAGATCCTCCGAGAGCTCGAGGTGAGGAGCCGGAAACTCACgtccacaataataataaagtgtgtttttatcatgtgtgtgtgtgtgtgtatgtgtgttacagTCCACCATGATGTCGGGCAGCACCCTGAGTCTGGGTGAGGAGATTGGGGATCAGTGTAACGGATCACTGGATCCTAAACAGAACTGGATGATCAGTAGCACTGTTCCGGAGCTGAAGGAATCcagcaccaccaacaccactccACTGGAGCTACACAAGGTACAAACACCTTCatcacatcagtgtttaaccaAACCATCtattagggctgccactaacgactatctTTCTATTAATtcatctatagactattttaacGATTAGTCGGttaatctaaacgattaatGTCATTCAGAATCtgatttaagcttcttttattctaACACTAAACTGTAGGTGATAATAATCTAAcccagaactaaatgtaaacagggtttatgttcatatgatccatattaaacagagtgcagctcgtgttcatgctgttctgtacACACAGCAACGTGCTTCACCTTATAGCAGAGATcaaatagttagatgtagccgcgtctcattaagtccagcgtacagtaacgacagaacgaTCCCCGATCctaacctccacattcactcaacacttactgcacattctaaaccatgtaaacacgGTGCTGAGTGTTACGCtgttaccggcgcattcacatgagaagctttttgtgctTTAAACTTGCTAAGAAATAcgctattccaagatctccacgattaagaagcgtaatgaaacgatatagacgtgcagcacggcgccggtgctgctgtggtaccatcaaagctttacacagtgaCCAAACCAGCGTTTAGTTCTGTACCAGGTTTAAGTTTCACCAAACTTTGGATAATTTGGGTCGTGGAGAACTttgatcttttatttgaaagctctacaatcgtcctcagatgcaattacgacctctgacgGCTGAtcgaggcgctgcacagagtagaggaataatgctgatcagggtgtggctctccgtgcacaaagctgctCCGCATATTAACTCgtgtcatgcaggtgaaaaaatgcagtcggcactgcacacgtgtcggagggggctcgctctcctcaatcagggtgagggtcagcaccagtaaagaGGAAACATAACGCAacttgggtaattggatatgactaaagtcgggagaaaaagaggagaaaataaataaaaaaaaataataaaaaaaaagttatgtcTCGTACCAAACTCTAAATCATattatgaaatattttacactgtggctcggtgggtagctctgtcacctcacagcaagaaggtcctgggtttgattcccaagtggagcagtCCTGGTCctgtttgtgtggagtttgtatgttctccccgtgtctgtgtgggtttcctccgggagctccggtttcctcttacagtcaggttaattggagatgctaaagtCCCCGCagaaatgagtgtgtgtatgcatgaatgtgtttgccctgtgatggactgccgaTTTGTCCAGGCAACCTGTTTcctgacccaccacgaccctgaataggataaggtcatggtaaaacagacaatgaatgaatgaatgatttttttGTAATTCAGTGTTTGTTTGAAACTAAAGAACTGAATCTAACAGACGTCATAAATCTCTCGTCTCTTTCAGCTCTGTTTGCAGAAGGACTCGGACTGCAGGGATTTTGGATTCAGTGTGTCTGATGGTTTGTTAGAAAAAGGCGTTTATGTGAACATGATCCGTCCTGATGGTCCTGCAGATCGGGCGGGGTTACGTCAGTACGACCGAATCCTGCAGGTAAACTGTTCCAGTCCCCCTTTAATCAGAGTGATGTGGGACGAAAACGGGTTAGAGATAAACGGAAAAGCTGAAGAAATGAGAAGAgaatcattaataaataaaaactgaacgTTTATATGCTAAACCTCCCACACTGTAGCACTGGGTCACAgagaaacataataataataaacttgtaTGTAAACACCCtcctgtggaggctttatgttacatcttgtaaaccacagtgggaccatttacatttatattctcggcatttaacagatgcttttattcaaacagtactgtgacagtatactgtctaagcaattgaggttaaagggccttgctcaagaacccaacagcggcaacctggcagcgacCTTTCCATTACAAGTCCAGAaccttgaccactaggctaccactgtctttgAAAAGCAttacagagagagtaagatgctgtttgtgttgcctgggtcacacaaaaaaatcatggatgggtgcccaggtggagcagcgggatactccctggtttgaaactcggcgttgccaccggtcggctgggcaccatctagcgggggcataattggcagtgcctgcagcagacactaattgggcaccgtgtctgctagggtgtCACCTCAAAGGCAATcggggatccaccagcagcggaagacagattgactacgataaagtgggagaaaatgcagaaataaaat is part of the Trichomycterus rosablanca isolate fTriRos1 chromosome 7, fTriRos1.hap1, whole genome shotgun sequence genome and harbors:
- the grip2a gene encoding glutamate receptor-interacting protein 2a isoform X2, encoding MWRMRCSINPKHLPDGVTSSVSSMKKGTGGAVKGKRRVFFSLRCRMGIIKGRVKDDGCYSKGNKVSAANTNSAAAKRHSVSDEFRGLTTVDLIKREGSSLGLTISGGSDKDSKPRVSNLRPGGLAARSDQLNVGDYIKSVNGINLSKLRHDEIISMLKNVGERVVLEVEYELPPVASSAVSSVISKTIEVRLEKEGNSFGFVLRGGFHEDWRKARPLVVTYIRPGGPADRGGTLRVGDRVLSVNGAALNRHKHADVLTLLLQSNQEASFLIEYDVTVMDSVQNHSGPLQVEIMKSSGSVLGLTLSSSPYRNKHVITIQKIKAASVADRCGALHVGDVVLAIDGVSTERCTVMEAQQLLTNSPDTTKLEILPTHLQDTVRVQRSSERQWESSVIYPGTLPPTHSKVPPAWSSSTPPHPHCTPVTAGTSPRMPGPHGTKCGSVYPSQYACSTLPLYPSSPRSATIRRKPRRTEHKSSLSLSSTTLGVGGQVVHVEVNEVVLRGDPLMGFGLQLQGGVFATEPLSAPASIRFIEPDTPAERCGLLQVGDRVLSINGVPTEDGTLEEANQLLRDAALSNQVSLEVEFDVAESVVPSSGTFQVKLPKRRGVEVGITISSSKRPGRPLIISEIKRGSIAHRTGTLEPGDRLLAIDNVKLEHCGIEEAMAVLQQAEEMVRLRVQKDEDNLDELESSGSVIFTVELRRHGGPLGITISGTEEPFNPVLISNLTPHGLAHRTGALHVGDRVLAINTVSLKGKPLSEAIQLLQTSGDVVTLKIQKRPEPVLDSDSGSLLMTGSFLSDEDDHAHSLGRYKHPDFHRLATPASLDSAMDSWDSSALDAGYGSQGTYINQTSDTAVYTKSPGVSRDCDRRTAAGSVSPVLWRGDADAQENYWSRALQDLETCGQSEILRELESTMMSGSTLSLGEEIGDQCNGSLDPKQNWMISSTVPELKESSTTNTTPLELHKLCLQKDSDCRDFGFSVSDGLLEKGVYVNMIRPDGPADRAGLRQYDRILQVNHTRTRDFDCCLTVPLLAAAGDQLQLVISRSLVTPENGPDAPDTLAVLPVHGPERTSSI
- the grip2a gene encoding glutamate receptor-interacting protein 2a isoform X3, with protein sequence MLCGFWKEGHNDDGCYSKGNKVSAANTNSAAAKRHSVSDEFRGLTTVDLIKREGSSLGLTISGGSDKDSKPRVSNLRPGGLAARSDQLNVGDYIKSVNGINLSKLRHDEIISMLKNVGERVVLEVEYELPPVASSAVSSVISKTIEVRLEKEGNSFGFVLRGGFHEDWRKARPLVVTYIRPGGPADRGGTLRVGDRVLSVNGAALNRHKHADVLTLLLQSNQEASFLIEYDVTVMDSVQNHSGPLQVEIMKSSGSVLGLTLSSSPYRNKHVITIQKIKAASVADRCGALHVGDVVLAIDGVSTERCTVMEAQQLLTNSPDTTKLEILPTHLQDTVRVQRSSERQWESSVIYPGTLPPTHSKVPPAWSSSTPPHPHCTPVTAGTSPRMPGPHGTKCGSVYPSQYACSTLPLYPSSPRSATIRRKPRRTEHKSSLSLSSTTLGVGGQVVHVEVNEVVLRGDPLMGFGLQLQGGVFATEPLSAPASIRFIEPDTPAERCGLLQVGDRVLSINGVPTEDGTLEEANQLLRDAALSNQVSLEVEFDVAESVVPSSGTFQVKLPKRRGVEVGITISSSKRPGRPLIISEIKRGSIAHRTGTLEPGDRLLAIDNVKLEHCGIEEAMAVLQQAEEMVRLRVQKDEDNLEVSVCVCVCVCVCVCVCVCVCVCVCVCVDELESSGSVIFTVELRRHGGPLGITISGTEEPFNPVLISNLTPHGLAHRTGALHVGDRVLAINTVSLKGKPLSEAIQLLQTSGDVVTLKIQKRPEPVLDSDSGSLLMTGSFLSDEDDHAHSLGRYKHPDFHRLATPASLDSAMDSWDSSALDAGYGSQGTYINQTSDTAVYTKSPGVSRDCDRRTAAGSVSPVLWRGDADAQENYWSRALQDLETCGQSEILRELESTMMSGSTLSLGEEIGDQCNGSLDPKQNWMISSTVPELKESSTTNTTPLELHKLCLQKDSDCRDFGFSVSDGLLEKGVYVNMIRPDGPADRAGLRQYDRILQVNHTRTRDFDCCLTVPLLAAAGDQLQLVISRSLVTPENGPDAPDTLAVLPVHGPERTSSI